The following coding sequences are from one Musa acuminata AAA Group cultivar baxijiao chromosome BXJ2-4, Cavendish_Baxijiao_AAA, whole genome shotgun sequence window:
- the LOC103983436 gene encoding uncharacterized protein LOC103983436 isoform X1 has translation MDQLIFSWSIADVLNNDLFKNKVEMIPKTFDTTESYFSSFTYPLMEEVRAEVCSSLESISQAHFVKIEHLRCTKRKEHIYSILIAPPFHTASAGSNAIYSPHKGDILVLSEFKPSDVSDLTKSGQSYRLVSVFKDEFDDLPPNTYVIRASEEIDEAKYNSSDNNKQRSNLFAFYLVNAITYNRIWRAIDVGLAAKGNLSLVLKVLQVDPKDAEDCSYSLFNVVRRIQGIDLGCCLSNLNLNESQTDAILSCISARHRNKKSINLIWGPPGTGKTKTISGLVWLLDLLRCRTLICAPTNTAVKEVALRLLKLVKQFSGNRRCRLGDVVLFGNEERMRISDDLRDVFLDFRIKSIRESFALKTGWKHCLSSMLEFFEDGVSLHQKFLHDRKVSECNKDISKEKQDGYEDKMFSDDELGDDEEAFLSFARRNFGVRSKQICSCFKMLYLHIPREALSESNCKDILILFDLLKEFENLLCKVDAGSKLKEIFQSREEKVEEMVNFGGATSFMIRRTRASCCKILRALEKSLKQLPPISSKGAIKNFCLQNANIILCTASTSAGLNKLETKKPFEMVVIDEAAQLKECESLIPLQILWLNHAVLIGDECQLPAMVRSKAAENSLFGRSLFERLSSLGHKKHLLNMQYRMHPQISLFPNTNFYDKKIMDAPNVIGKNHERKYLPGPMYGPYSFINIDHGMESFDSLGRSRKNEVEIVVILQILRNLHKASSRTQKELSVGIICPYTAQVLAIRGKLGKTYQSNSLMSVKVNSVDGFQGSEEDVIILCTVRSNADGSVGFLSNLNRANVALTRARHCLWVVGNGPTLISSGSIWAKLVFDAKSRQCFFNAMEDEDIASAIFRSDSDPRSIDSLNMDGLYISRKSKKNDKVTGTSNSLPASSSKPQVSKGKGLATSHNSVKHNDDSVAYLRKQEPQRNNECSKVVYRPVSSGRNLPGENSLGSVNLGRNVNIAGLMTTKFEDSEIHKASEVDLLEKDTCGLEYISSESSDEELGQRQTFDTPVSEIGDLDTPTICKLIKIVAGLLGHKNCRRMSAKEVYCSEDK, from the exons ATGGATCAGCTTATCTTCTCATGGTCTATTGCTGATGTCCTCAACAACGATCTCTTCAAGAATAAG GTGGAGATGATACCAAAGACTTTTGATACCACCGAAAGTTACTTCAGTTCATTTACTTATCCATTGATGGAAGAAGTGCGCGCTGAAGTGTGCTCCAGCTTGGAATCTATATCTCAAGCACATTTCGTCAAAATAGAACACCTCCGGTGCACAAAGCGGAAGGAGCACATCTATTCCATTTTAATTGCACCACCATTTCACACTGCATCAGCTGGAAGCAATGCTATTTATAGTCCCCACAAAGGAGACATTCTTGTTCTGTCAGAATTTAAACCTTCAGATGTTTCTGATCTGACAAAGAGTGGGCAATCTTATCGCCTTGTTTCGGTTTTTaaggatgaatttgatgatttaccACCCAATACTTATGTAATCAGAGCTTCAGAGGAAATTGATGAAGCGAAGTATAACAGCAGCGACAACAACAAACAGAGAAGTAACCTGTTTGCATTTTACCTGGTAAACGCAATAACATACAATCGAATTTGGAGGGCAATCGACGTTGGGCTGGCTGCTAAGGGAAATTTAAGTCTCGTTCTTAAGGTGTTGCAAGTTGATCCAAAG GATGCAGAAGATTGTAGTTACTCACTGTTCAATGTTGTTCGAAGAATCCAAGGCATTGACTTGGGCTGTTGTTTATCCAATTTAAATCTTAACGAGTCTCAGACTGATGCAATATTGAGTTGCATATCTGCACGACACCGCAACAAGAAATCAATAAACCTTATTTGGGGACCCCCTGGTACTGGAAAGACGAAAACAATCAGTGGCTTGGTTTGGCTTCTGGATCTACTGAGATGCAGGACGTTAATATGTGCACCTACAAATACTGCAGTCAAAGAAGTTGCTTTACGGTTGTTGAAAttggtgaagcaattttctggcaACAGACGTTGTCGCTTGGGAGATGTGGTATTGTTTGGCAATGAAGAAAGGATGAGAATCAGTGATGACCTGCGGGATGTGTTTCTGGATTTCCGGATAAAAAGTATCCGAGAATCTTTTGCACTGAAAACTGGATGGAAGCATTGCTTGAGTTCAATGCTTGAGTTTTTTGAAGATGGTGTTTCTCTACACCAAAAGTTTTTACATGACAGAAAAGTCAGTGAGTGTAACAAAGACATTTCAAAAGAAAAACAGGATGGTTATGAGGATAAAATGTTTTCAGATGATGAATTGGGCGATGACGAAGAGGCTTTTCTATCATTTGCTAGGAGAAATTTCGGGGTCCGTTCAAAGCAAATCTGTAGTTGTTTCAAGATGTTGTATCTGCATATACCTAGAGAAGCATTGTCAGAAAGTAACTGCAAAGACATTTTAATTCTTTTTGATTTACTTAAGGAATTTGAGAACCTTCTCTGCAAGGTAGATGCCGGCAGTAAACTGAAGGAAATATTTCAATCCCGTGAAGAAAAGGTGGAAGAAATGGTAAATTTCGGAGGAGCCACATCATTCATGATTCGTAGAACTAGAGCCTCTTGTTGCAAAATCTTAAGAGCTCTTGAGAAGTCACTGAAACAACTTCCTCCAATCTCCAGCAAAGGTGCCATCAAGAATTTTTGTTTGCAAAATGCTAACATCATTTTGTGTACTGCATCGACTTCAGCCGGATTAAACAAATTAGAGACCAAGAAACCATTTGAGATGGTAGTCATTGATGAAGCTGCACAGTTGAAGGAATGTGAATCATTAATACCTTTGCAAATATTATGGTTAAACCATGCAGTTCTTATTGGTGATGAGTGCCAGTTGCCTGCTATGGTTCGAAGCAAG GCTGCTGAAAATTCACTGTTTGGAAGGAGTCTATTTGAAAGGCTGAGTTCATTAGGGCATAAGAAACACCTGCTAAACATGCAGTACAGGATGCACCCTCAGATAAGTTTGTTTCCAAATACCAATTTCTATGACAAAAAAATTATGGATGCACCAAATGTCATTGGAAAGAATCATGAACGAAAATATCTTCCAGGCCCTATGTATGGTCCTTATTCATTTATAAACATCGACCACGGAATGGAGAGCTTTGATAGTCTTGGACGAAGCAGAAAAAATGAGGTTGAAATAGTTGTTATCTTGCAAATATTGAGAAATCTTCATAAAG CAAGTTCCAGAACACAAAAAGAGCTTAGTGTTGGCATTATATGTCCATACACTGCTCAAGTTCTTGCAATTCGAGGAAAGCTAGGGAAAACGTATCAGTCGAATTCACTCATGTCGGTTAAAGTTAATTCTGTTGATGGTTTTCAAGGCAGCGAGGAGGATGTTATTATACTTTGCACTGTGAGGTCCAATGCTGATGGTTCTGTTGGATTCCTTTCCAATCTTAATCGTGCCAATGTTGCTTTGACTCGAGCAAG ACATTGCCTTTGGGTTGTGGGCAATGGACCAACCTTAATTAGCAGTGGATCAATTTGGGCAAAATTAGTGTTTGATGCAAAGTCTCGCCAATGCTTTTTTAACGCAATGGAGGATGAAGATATTGCTTCTGCAATCTTTAGATCAGACTCTGATCCAAGGAGCATTGATTCTCTTAACATGGATGGCTTATACATTAGCAGAAAATCTAAAAAG AATGACAAAGTTACAGGAACTTCAAACTCTCTTCCAGCATCATCAAGTAAACCTCAGGTCTCCAAAGGGAAGGGGTTGGCAACTTCACATAATTCAGTCAAACACAATGATGATTCTGTGGCTTATTTAAG AAAGCAGGAACCTCAGAGGAATAATGAATGTTCGAAGGTCGTGTATAGGCCTGTTAGTTCTGGTAGAAATTTACCTGGAGAGAACTCTTTAGGTTCAGTTAATCTTGGAAGGAATGTGAATATTGCAGGTTTAATGACGAC TAAATTTGAAGATTCAGAAATCCACAAAGCTTCTGAAGTTGATCTGCTAGAAAAGGATACTTGTGGTTTGGAGTACAT ATCTAGTGAATCTAGTGATGAAGAACTTGGTCAACGTCAGACGTTTGATACTCCAGTTTCAGAAATTGG GGACTTGGATACGCCAACGATCTGTAAGCTGATCAAAATTGTTGCTGGTCTACTTGGTCATAAG AATTGCAGGAGAATGTCTGCCAAAGAAGTTTATTGCTCGGAAGACAAATGA
- the LOC103983436 gene encoding uncharacterized protein LOC103983436 isoform X3 yields the protein MIPKTFDTTESYFSSFTYPLMEEVRAEVCSSLESISQAHFVKIEHLRCTKRKEHIYSILIAPPFHTASAGSNAIYSPHKGDILVLSEFKPSDVSDLTKSGQSYRLVSVFKDEFDDLPPNTYVIRASEEIDEAKYNSSDNNKQRSNLFAFYLVNAITYNRIWRAIDVGLAAKGNLSLVLKVLQVDPKDAEDCSYSLFNVVRRIQGIDLGCCLSNLNLNESQTDAILSCISARHRNKKSINLIWGPPGTGKTKTISGLVWLLDLLRCRTLICAPTNTAVKEVALRLLKLVKQFSGNRRCRLGDVVLFGNEERMRISDDLRDVFLDFRIKSIRESFALKTGWKHCLSSMLEFFEDGVSLHQKFLHDRKVSECNKDISKEKQDGYEDKMFSDDELGDDEEAFLSFARRNFGVRSKQICSCFKMLYLHIPREALSESNCKDILILFDLLKEFENLLCKVDAGSKLKEIFQSREEKVEEMVNFGGATSFMIRRTRASCCKILRALEKSLKQLPPISSKGAIKNFCLQNANIILCTASTSAGLNKLETKKPFEMVVIDEAAQLKECESLIPLQILWLNHAVLIGDECQLPAMVRSKAAENSLFGRSLFERLSSLGHKKHLLNMQYRMHPQISLFPNTNFYDKKIMDAPNVIGKNHERKYLPGPMYGPYSFINIDHGMESFDSLGRSRKNEVEIVVILQILRNLHKASSRTQKELSVGIICPYTAQVLAIRGKLGKTYQSNSLMSVKVNSVDGFQGSEEDVIILCTVRSNADGSVGFLSNLNRANVALTRARHCLWVVGNGPTLISSGSIWAKLVFDAKSRQCFFNAMEDEDIASAIFRSDSDPRSIDSLNMDGLYISRKSKKNDKVTGTSNSLPASSSKPQVSKGKGLATSHNSVKHNDDSVAYLRKQEPQRNNECSKVVYRPVSSGRNLPGENSLGSVNLGRNVNIAGLMTTKFEDSEIHKASEVDLLEKDTCGLEYISSESSDEELGQRQTFDTPVSEIGDLDTPTICKLIKIVAGLLGHKNCRRMSAKEVYCSEDK from the exons ATGATACCAAAGACTTTTGATACCACCGAAAGTTACTTCAGTTCATTTACTTATCCATTGATGGAAGAAGTGCGCGCTGAAGTGTGCTCCAGCTTGGAATCTATATCTCAAGCACATTTCGTCAAAATAGAACACCTCCGGTGCACAAAGCGGAAGGAGCACATCTATTCCATTTTAATTGCACCACCATTTCACACTGCATCAGCTGGAAGCAATGCTATTTATAGTCCCCACAAAGGAGACATTCTTGTTCTGTCAGAATTTAAACCTTCAGATGTTTCTGATCTGACAAAGAGTGGGCAATCTTATCGCCTTGTTTCGGTTTTTaaggatgaatttgatgatttaccACCCAATACTTATGTAATCAGAGCTTCAGAGGAAATTGATGAAGCGAAGTATAACAGCAGCGACAACAACAAACAGAGAAGTAACCTGTTTGCATTTTACCTGGTAAACGCAATAACATACAATCGAATTTGGAGGGCAATCGACGTTGGGCTGGCTGCTAAGGGAAATTTAAGTCTCGTTCTTAAGGTGTTGCAAGTTGATCCAAAG GATGCAGAAGATTGTAGTTACTCACTGTTCAATGTTGTTCGAAGAATCCAAGGCATTGACTTGGGCTGTTGTTTATCCAATTTAAATCTTAACGAGTCTCAGACTGATGCAATATTGAGTTGCATATCTGCACGACACCGCAACAAGAAATCAATAAACCTTATTTGGGGACCCCCTGGTACTGGAAAGACGAAAACAATCAGTGGCTTGGTTTGGCTTCTGGATCTACTGAGATGCAGGACGTTAATATGTGCACCTACAAATACTGCAGTCAAAGAAGTTGCTTTACGGTTGTTGAAAttggtgaagcaattttctggcaACAGACGTTGTCGCTTGGGAGATGTGGTATTGTTTGGCAATGAAGAAAGGATGAGAATCAGTGATGACCTGCGGGATGTGTTTCTGGATTTCCGGATAAAAAGTATCCGAGAATCTTTTGCACTGAAAACTGGATGGAAGCATTGCTTGAGTTCAATGCTTGAGTTTTTTGAAGATGGTGTTTCTCTACACCAAAAGTTTTTACATGACAGAAAAGTCAGTGAGTGTAACAAAGACATTTCAAAAGAAAAACAGGATGGTTATGAGGATAAAATGTTTTCAGATGATGAATTGGGCGATGACGAAGAGGCTTTTCTATCATTTGCTAGGAGAAATTTCGGGGTCCGTTCAAAGCAAATCTGTAGTTGTTTCAAGATGTTGTATCTGCATATACCTAGAGAAGCATTGTCAGAAAGTAACTGCAAAGACATTTTAATTCTTTTTGATTTACTTAAGGAATTTGAGAACCTTCTCTGCAAGGTAGATGCCGGCAGTAAACTGAAGGAAATATTTCAATCCCGTGAAGAAAAGGTGGAAGAAATGGTAAATTTCGGAGGAGCCACATCATTCATGATTCGTAGAACTAGAGCCTCTTGTTGCAAAATCTTAAGAGCTCTTGAGAAGTCACTGAAACAACTTCCTCCAATCTCCAGCAAAGGTGCCATCAAGAATTTTTGTTTGCAAAATGCTAACATCATTTTGTGTACTGCATCGACTTCAGCCGGATTAAACAAATTAGAGACCAAGAAACCATTTGAGATGGTAGTCATTGATGAAGCTGCACAGTTGAAGGAATGTGAATCATTAATACCTTTGCAAATATTATGGTTAAACCATGCAGTTCTTATTGGTGATGAGTGCCAGTTGCCTGCTATGGTTCGAAGCAAG GCTGCTGAAAATTCACTGTTTGGAAGGAGTCTATTTGAAAGGCTGAGTTCATTAGGGCATAAGAAACACCTGCTAAACATGCAGTACAGGATGCACCCTCAGATAAGTTTGTTTCCAAATACCAATTTCTATGACAAAAAAATTATGGATGCACCAAATGTCATTGGAAAGAATCATGAACGAAAATATCTTCCAGGCCCTATGTATGGTCCTTATTCATTTATAAACATCGACCACGGAATGGAGAGCTTTGATAGTCTTGGACGAAGCAGAAAAAATGAGGTTGAAATAGTTGTTATCTTGCAAATATTGAGAAATCTTCATAAAG CAAGTTCCAGAACACAAAAAGAGCTTAGTGTTGGCATTATATGTCCATACACTGCTCAAGTTCTTGCAATTCGAGGAAAGCTAGGGAAAACGTATCAGTCGAATTCACTCATGTCGGTTAAAGTTAATTCTGTTGATGGTTTTCAAGGCAGCGAGGAGGATGTTATTATACTTTGCACTGTGAGGTCCAATGCTGATGGTTCTGTTGGATTCCTTTCCAATCTTAATCGTGCCAATGTTGCTTTGACTCGAGCAAG ACATTGCCTTTGGGTTGTGGGCAATGGACCAACCTTAATTAGCAGTGGATCAATTTGGGCAAAATTAGTGTTTGATGCAAAGTCTCGCCAATGCTTTTTTAACGCAATGGAGGATGAAGATATTGCTTCTGCAATCTTTAGATCAGACTCTGATCCAAGGAGCATTGATTCTCTTAACATGGATGGCTTATACATTAGCAGAAAATCTAAAAAG AATGACAAAGTTACAGGAACTTCAAACTCTCTTCCAGCATCATCAAGTAAACCTCAGGTCTCCAAAGGGAAGGGGTTGGCAACTTCACATAATTCAGTCAAACACAATGATGATTCTGTGGCTTATTTAAG AAAGCAGGAACCTCAGAGGAATAATGAATGTTCGAAGGTCGTGTATAGGCCTGTTAGTTCTGGTAGAAATTTACCTGGAGAGAACTCTTTAGGTTCAGTTAATCTTGGAAGGAATGTGAATATTGCAGGTTTAATGACGAC TAAATTTGAAGATTCAGAAATCCACAAAGCTTCTGAAGTTGATCTGCTAGAAAAGGATACTTGTGGTTTGGAGTACAT ATCTAGTGAATCTAGTGATGAAGAACTTGGTCAACGTCAGACGTTTGATACTCCAGTTTCAGAAATTGG GGACTTGGATACGCCAACGATCTGTAAGCTGATCAAAATTGTTGCTGGTCTACTTGGTCATAAG AATTGCAGGAGAATGTCTGCCAAAGAAGTTTATTGCTCGGAAGACAAATGA
- the LOC103983436 gene encoding uncharacterized protein LOC103983436 isoform X2, which produces MDQLIFSWSIADVLNNDLFKNKVEMIPKTFDTTESYFSSFTYPLMEEVRAEVCSSLESISQAHFVKIEHLRCTKRKEHIYSILIAPPFHTASAGSNAIYSPHKGDILVLSEFKPSDVSDLTKSGQSYRLVSVFKDEFDDLPPNTYVIRASEEIDEAKYNSSDNNKQRSNLFAFYLVNAITYNRIWRAIDVGLAAKGNLSLVLKVLQVDPKDAEDCSYSLFNVVRRIQGIDLGCCLSNLNLNESQTDAILSCISARHRNKKSINLIWGPPGTGKTKTISGLVWLLDLLRCRTLICAPTNTAVKEVALRLLKLVKQFSGNRRCRLGDVVLFGNEERMRISDDLRDVFLDFRIKSIRESFALKTGWKHCLSSMLEFFEDGVSLHQKFLHDRKVSECNKDISKEKQDGYEDKMFSDDELGDDEEAFLSFARRNFGVRSKQICSCFKMLYLHIPREALSESNCKDILILFDLLKEFENLLCKVDAGSKLKEIFQSREEKVEEMVNFGGATSFMIRRTRASCCKILRALEKSLKQLPPISSKGAIKNFCLQNANIILCTASTSAGLNKLETKKPFEMVVIDEAAQLKECESLIPLQILWLNHAVLIGDECQLPAMVRSKAAENSLFGRSLFERLSSLGHKKHLLNMQYRMHPQISLFPNTNFYDKKIMDAPNVIGKNHERKYLPGPMYGPYSFINIDHGMESFDSLGRSRKNEVEIVVILQILRNLHKASSRTQKELSVGIICPYTAQVLAIRGKLGKTYQSNSLMSVKVNSVDGFQGSEEDVIILCTVRSNADGSVGFLSNLNRANVALTRARHCLWVVGNGPTLISSGSIWAKLVFDAKSRQCFFNAMEDEDIASAIFRSDSDPRSIDSLNMDGLYISRKSKKNDKVTGTSNSLPASSSKPQVSKGKGLATSHNSVKHNDDSVAYLRKQEPQRNNECSKVVYRPVSSGRNLPGENSLGSVNLGRNVNIAGLMTTKFEDSEIHKASEVDLLEKDTCGLEYISSESSDEELGQRQTFDTPVSEIGDLDTPTICKLIKIVAGLLGHK; this is translated from the exons ATGGATCAGCTTATCTTCTCATGGTCTATTGCTGATGTCCTCAACAACGATCTCTTCAAGAATAAG GTGGAGATGATACCAAAGACTTTTGATACCACCGAAAGTTACTTCAGTTCATTTACTTATCCATTGATGGAAGAAGTGCGCGCTGAAGTGTGCTCCAGCTTGGAATCTATATCTCAAGCACATTTCGTCAAAATAGAACACCTCCGGTGCACAAAGCGGAAGGAGCACATCTATTCCATTTTAATTGCACCACCATTTCACACTGCATCAGCTGGAAGCAATGCTATTTATAGTCCCCACAAAGGAGACATTCTTGTTCTGTCAGAATTTAAACCTTCAGATGTTTCTGATCTGACAAAGAGTGGGCAATCTTATCGCCTTGTTTCGGTTTTTaaggatgaatttgatgatttaccACCCAATACTTATGTAATCAGAGCTTCAGAGGAAATTGATGAAGCGAAGTATAACAGCAGCGACAACAACAAACAGAGAAGTAACCTGTTTGCATTTTACCTGGTAAACGCAATAACATACAATCGAATTTGGAGGGCAATCGACGTTGGGCTGGCTGCTAAGGGAAATTTAAGTCTCGTTCTTAAGGTGTTGCAAGTTGATCCAAAG GATGCAGAAGATTGTAGTTACTCACTGTTCAATGTTGTTCGAAGAATCCAAGGCATTGACTTGGGCTGTTGTTTATCCAATTTAAATCTTAACGAGTCTCAGACTGATGCAATATTGAGTTGCATATCTGCACGACACCGCAACAAGAAATCAATAAACCTTATTTGGGGACCCCCTGGTACTGGAAAGACGAAAACAATCAGTGGCTTGGTTTGGCTTCTGGATCTACTGAGATGCAGGACGTTAATATGTGCACCTACAAATACTGCAGTCAAAGAAGTTGCTTTACGGTTGTTGAAAttggtgaagcaattttctggcaACAGACGTTGTCGCTTGGGAGATGTGGTATTGTTTGGCAATGAAGAAAGGATGAGAATCAGTGATGACCTGCGGGATGTGTTTCTGGATTTCCGGATAAAAAGTATCCGAGAATCTTTTGCACTGAAAACTGGATGGAAGCATTGCTTGAGTTCAATGCTTGAGTTTTTTGAAGATGGTGTTTCTCTACACCAAAAGTTTTTACATGACAGAAAAGTCAGTGAGTGTAACAAAGACATTTCAAAAGAAAAACAGGATGGTTATGAGGATAAAATGTTTTCAGATGATGAATTGGGCGATGACGAAGAGGCTTTTCTATCATTTGCTAGGAGAAATTTCGGGGTCCGTTCAAAGCAAATCTGTAGTTGTTTCAAGATGTTGTATCTGCATATACCTAGAGAAGCATTGTCAGAAAGTAACTGCAAAGACATTTTAATTCTTTTTGATTTACTTAAGGAATTTGAGAACCTTCTCTGCAAGGTAGATGCCGGCAGTAAACTGAAGGAAATATTTCAATCCCGTGAAGAAAAGGTGGAAGAAATGGTAAATTTCGGAGGAGCCACATCATTCATGATTCGTAGAACTAGAGCCTCTTGTTGCAAAATCTTAAGAGCTCTTGAGAAGTCACTGAAACAACTTCCTCCAATCTCCAGCAAAGGTGCCATCAAGAATTTTTGTTTGCAAAATGCTAACATCATTTTGTGTACTGCATCGACTTCAGCCGGATTAAACAAATTAGAGACCAAGAAACCATTTGAGATGGTAGTCATTGATGAAGCTGCACAGTTGAAGGAATGTGAATCATTAATACCTTTGCAAATATTATGGTTAAACCATGCAGTTCTTATTGGTGATGAGTGCCAGTTGCCTGCTATGGTTCGAAGCAAG GCTGCTGAAAATTCACTGTTTGGAAGGAGTCTATTTGAAAGGCTGAGTTCATTAGGGCATAAGAAACACCTGCTAAACATGCAGTACAGGATGCACCCTCAGATAAGTTTGTTTCCAAATACCAATTTCTATGACAAAAAAATTATGGATGCACCAAATGTCATTGGAAAGAATCATGAACGAAAATATCTTCCAGGCCCTATGTATGGTCCTTATTCATTTATAAACATCGACCACGGAATGGAGAGCTTTGATAGTCTTGGACGAAGCAGAAAAAATGAGGTTGAAATAGTTGTTATCTTGCAAATATTGAGAAATCTTCATAAAG CAAGTTCCAGAACACAAAAAGAGCTTAGTGTTGGCATTATATGTCCATACACTGCTCAAGTTCTTGCAATTCGAGGAAAGCTAGGGAAAACGTATCAGTCGAATTCACTCATGTCGGTTAAAGTTAATTCTGTTGATGGTTTTCAAGGCAGCGAGGAGGATGTTATTATACTTTGCACTGTGAGGTCCAATGCTGATGGTTCTGTTGGATTCCTTTCCAATCTTAATCGTGCCAATGTTGCTTTGACTCGAGCAAG ACATTGCCTTTGGGTTGTGGGCAATGGACCAACCTTAATTAGCAGTGGATCAATTTGGGCAAAATTAGTGTTTGATGCAAAGTCTCGCCAATGCTTTTTTAACGCAATGGAGGATGAAGATATTGCTTCTGCAATCTTTAGATCAGACTCTGATCCAAGGAGCATTGATTCTCTTAACATGGATGGCTTATACATTAGCAGAAAATCTAAAAAG AATGACAAAGTTACAGGAACTTCAAACTCTCTTCCAGCATCATCAAGTAAACCTCAGGTCTCCAAAGGGAAGGGGTTGGCAACTTCACATAATTCAGTCAAACACAATGATGATTCTGTGGCTTATTTAAG AAAGCAGGAACCTCAGAGGAATAATGAATGTTCGAAGGTCGTGTATAGGCCTGTTAGTTCTGGTAGAAATTTACCTGGAGAGAACTCTTTAGGTTCAGTTAATCTTGGAAGGAATGTGAATATTGCAGGTTTAATGACGAC TAAATTTGAAGATTCAGAAATCCACAAAGCTTCTGAAGTTGATCTGCTAGAAAAGGATACTTGTGGTTTGGAGTACAT ATCTAGTGAATCTAGTGATGAAGAACTTGGTCAACGTCAGACGTTTGATACTCCAGTTTCAGAAATTGG GGACTTGGATACGCCAACGATCTGTAAGCTGATCAAAATTGTTGCTGGTCTACTTGGTCATAAG TAA